The DNA segment AACGGCGGGTCTTCAGCGGCGCGCCATTGCACCAGGCGGCGTCGCGGGTGCCGACATAACGCTCGCGGGTGAACGGCTGGTTCATGACGCCCAGCACCGGCTGCTCGCCGTCATTCAACGCAATCAGCGTGCCCCACAGCGGCAGCCCGGTAATAAAGGCACGGGTGCCGTCGATCGGGTCCAGTACCCAGGTCAGGCCGCTGCTGCCGGCCACCGCCTCTTCTTCTTCACCGAGAATGCCGTCGTGCGGGTAACGGGCCTGGATCAGCTCGCGCATCACCCGCTCTGCCGCCTTGTCGCCCTCGGTCACCGGATCGAACAACGCCCCGCCCTTGTCTTGCACCGCCAGCGGCGCACGGAACCACGGCAAAATCGCCAGGCCCGAGGCATTGGCCAGTTGGTGGGCGAAAGTCAGGTACTCCTGGAGTTTTTCTTGCGGCAAAGACATGAGCGATTCCCGGGCTTGATGCGAATAACGGGGGCAGATTCAGACACGCCCGCCATGACAGGCGCGCATCATAGCCCGAGCGCATCAGGAATGCAGGCCCGGCGTCTTATCCGAGCGGTTCCACGGATACCCCTTGGCCATCAGCAGCATCTCTTTGGCCTGATCGAGAAAATCACTGATCAGCCACGGCTTGGGCATGAACCGCGCATTGGCCGGCAACTCGTCATTGCGCACGGCGCGATGTCCGGATGTCACCAACACCGGAATCTGCGGCCAGCATTCAGAAATCAGCCAGGCCAGCTCGAACCCGTCGATCTTGCCCGGCATCTTGATGTCGGTGATGACCAGCCCGATGTCGGGGTGCTCCTGAAGAATCTTGAACGCTTGGTCGGCATTGGGCGCACCCAGTGCCTTGATCTCTCCAAGCTCAAGAATCTCCTGGGCCAGTTCCAATAACACCGGCTCGTCTTCCACTACTAATACGTACTGTTCCATAGACTCGGCTCCATCAGTTGTTACCCATGTGAAGCCTTGACTGGACAAACGGTTCAGAGAATTTTGCCGAACGGTCGTGACCGTGGGTTTGGGCAAAGGTGGTGGTGACGGGCGTGGATTCCGATGAGTGGATAATGGCCTGATGCCTGGTCTTTGAGATGCTCAATCATGCCTGAACAGTCCCGATGGTTCCTGTCGGCAAGAACCATCGGCCGTCACGCGCCTTGACTAGAACGCATACACCAGTATGGCCGTGGCGCTGCGCGGGGTGCCATACCAGCCACGTGAACCAATCGCGGTGTAGTATTTCTCGTCAAACAGATTATTGAGGTTGAGCGCAACACTGGTTTGCGCGGTGAACGCGTATTGCGCCATGACGTCGACAATGCTGTAGGCATCCTGGCCGAATGTTTCGTCATTGGGGCCGGCGCCCTTGTAGTACTCCGCCCCTTGCCAGCGCACACCGCCACCCACTTTCAGTTGTGGCATTGACTGCAGGCGATAGCTGGTGAACAGCTTGAGGGTATCCCTGGGCACTTCAGTGCGCAGGCGCTGGCCATCCGAGTCCTCAATCACCGCGTAGGTGTAGCTGGCAGACACTTGCCAGTCAGGAAGGATTTCGCCAGCCATTTCCATCTCGAAACCACGGGTCTTGGTACCAGACTCGGCACGGTAGGCCTGATTGCCGTCCGGCGCCAGGTTGCTGCCGTCGGCCACCGCGAGGTTGTCCTGGCGGACCTCGAACACACTCAAGCCTGCGGTCAGACGCTTGTCCCAGAACTCGCTCTTGAGACCCAGCTCGTAATTCACGCCCTCTTCCGGATCAAGGTAGCTGCCAGTGACCGTCCTGTTGCTTTGAGGCTTGAAGATCGTGGTGTAACTGGCGTAGGCCGACCAGTTCTCGGACAGGTCATAGACCAGCCCCAGATAAGGCGTGACCACCCCGCTTTCGCCACGTGAAGTGCGGGTGACACTGCCGGTCGACAAGCGTTGGGAGAGGTCGTCACGTTGCCAGTCGATCACCCGTGCTCCGGTAATCAACGCTAGATCATCGGCCAGGCTCCAACGCACCGAAGCCACCAGCCCGGTCTGGGTTTCGTCCTGCGCCGTGCGCGAAGAGCGGGTATGGATCGCGCTCGGGGTCGCCAGCGAACCGTCCCATGTATAGATGTTGTCGATGGTCTGAAACGACCACAGCGGGTAACCGTAACTACGGTAGTAGGCTTTGTAGTGGCTGGCTCCGAGGTAGAGCTGATGCTCGCGGGACAACAACTGGAACGGGCCGGACGCCGACAGTTCGAACGAGGTCTGGCGCGGCTCCCCTGCCCAGCGGCCAGTCCAGGTACTGATGCCGCTGCCATCGGGGTTGACAGTACCGCTGGCAGCGGTGGCAAAGGCATCGTCATAGCTGCGGCGGCTATGCTCGGCGTTGAGTTTCAACTGCCAGCCATTTCCGAGCTCATGGTCCAGGCTGGTGAACAACGTCTTGCTCCGACGTTTGTGGTAGCTCCAGTCCGACGCCGAGTTGAACGAGCGCGAAGGCTTGAAATGACTGCCATCAGTGTTGTACATCGGGAAGCCGTGATTGCCGGCGCCTTCGTTGTCCATTTCCTGGTATTCAGCCCCCACGGTCAGCATCGTGCTGTCAGTCAGGTCCCACTCCACCACCCCGTAAGCCACCTGCTTTTCCAGGGACTGGCGGTCGACATGGCTCTGGCCATCGCTGGCCGAGGCAACCAGGCGCCCGCGCACATGACCGCTGTCCGATAGCTTGCCGGACAGGTCCAGCTCAGTGCGGTAGGTGTCCCAGGAACCGGCTTTGAGGGTCAGCGAACGCTGCGGTTCGAAGGTCGGCTTCTTGCGAATCAGGTTGACCGTCGCGCCGGGGTCCCCGGTTCCGGACATCAGCCCGGTGGCCCCTCGCACCACCTCGACCCGGTCATAGCTGACCATGTCGGCAAGGTCGTCGCGAAATCCGAAGGTATCCGGGCGGTTGAAACCGT comes from the Pseudomonas sp. StFLB209 genome and includes:
- the hisN gene encoding histidinol-phosphatase, which gives rise to MSLPQEKLQEYLTFAHQLANASGLAILPWFRAPLAVQDKGGALFDPVTEGDKAAERVMRELIQARYPHDGILGEEEEAVAGSSGLTWVLDPIDGTRAFITGLPLWGTLIALNDGEQPVLGVMNQPFTRERYVGTRDAAWCNGAPLKTRRCASLSQATLMATTPDMFDQAQRAAFDRVASQTRLMRWGGDCYAYCMLASGYVDVIIEASLKPYDVQALMPIIEGAGGVMTSWTGGTAQHGGPVVACGDPALHAQVLELLAGKG
- a CDS encoding response regulator; the encoded protein is MEQYVLVVEDEPVLLELAQEILELGEIKALGAPNADQAFKILQEHPDIGLVITDIKMPGKIDGFELAWLISECWPQIPVLVTSGHRAVRNDELPANARFMPKPWLISDFLDQAKEMLLMAKGYPWNRSDKTPGLHS